One Roseburia rectibacter DNA window includes the following coding sequences:
- a CDS encoding response regulator transcription factor, giving the protein MGKVSVLIRRKENVFQILIVEDDKELSQLFQKVLEKNGYQVKSASDGAQALEVLDKEYIDLIISDIMMPVMDGYELVSELRSAGYQIPVLMITAKGSFDDMRQGFLSGSDDYMVKPVNVNEMVLRVGALLRRAQILNEHKIVIGSTEFDYDAMTVTTDKESLVLPKKEFLLLYKLAASPGRTFTKQQLMDEVWGYETEADPHTIEVHIGRIRERFKDNPDFEIVTMRGIGYKVVKK; this is encoded by the coding sequence ATGGGCAAGGTATCTGTTTTAATAAGGAGGAAGGAAAACGTGTTTCAAATATTGATTGTAGAAGATGATAAAGAATTAAGCCAGCTATTCCAAAAAGTGCTTGAGAAGAATGGATATCAAGTCAAAAGTGCATCGGATGGAGCACAGGCATTAGAAGTATTGGATAAGGAATATATTGATCTGATCATTTCTGATATTATGATGCCGGTTATGGATGGCTATGAACTGGTGTCGGAACTTCGTTCAGCAGGATATCAGATACCAGTGCTTATGATCACTGCGAAAGGTTCCTTTGATGATATGCGCCAGGGATTTCTTTCGGGAAGTGACGATTATATGGTAAAACCGGTAAATGTGAATGAAATGGTTTTAAGAGTCGGAGCACTGCTTCGCCGTGCACAGATACTGAATGAACACAAAATTGTGATCGGTTCAACAGAGTTTGATTATGATGCAATGACGGTTACAACTGATAAGGAAAGTCTTGTTTTGCCTAAAAAAGAATTCCTGCTTTTATATAAGCTTGCAGCTTCGCCAGGCAGAACATTTACAAAACAACAGTTGATGGATGAAGTATGGGGATACGAGACGGAGGCAGACCCACATACGATAGAGGTACATATAGGAAGAATCAGAGAGCGTTTTAAAGATAACCCTGATTTTGAAATCGTAACAATGCGTGGAATTGGATACAAGGTGGTGAAAAAATAA
- a CDS encoding HAMP domain-containing sensor histidine kinase — protein MEQKKEKGLRIRSCLTGAIWLALVFSTVISALLFAFLNHFFNLPGSIPVLGWLLIFNTLIAGLITSFINAKLLEPITRLSKAMKEVSRGDFEQHLETNSRIAEVGESYQSFNVMTKELRATEVLQMDFVSNVSHEFKTPINAIEGYTMLLQGEELSQEQEEYVEKILFNTQRLSGLVGNILLLSKLENQNIPMKKTEYRLDEQIRQAFLSLETKWTEKEIGFQVELEEVKYTGNEGLFMHIWMNLLDNAIKFSPAKGTIMMFLKQEKDSVMFILEDEGPGIEDDVKTRIFDKFYQADGSHKAEGNGLGLALVKRIVDSAGGTIKAENREYGGCRFVVELPIQKDEAI, from the coding sequence ATGGAACAAAAGAAAGAAAAAGGATTGCGGATCCGATCCTGTCTGACTGGTGCAATCTGGCTGGCACTTGTATTTTCAACAGTCATATCTGCTTTATTATTTGCTTTTTTGAATCATTTTTTTAATCTGCCGGGCAGCATACCTGTGCTTGGCTGGCTTTTGATTTTCAATACATTGATTGCAGGGCTGATCACTTCCTTTATTAATGCAAAGTTACTGGAACCAATTACCAGACTTAGTAAAGCAATGAAGGAAGTTTCTCGGGGAGATTTTGAACAGCATTTGGAAACGAACAGCCGTATAGCAGAAGTTGGAGAATCTTATCAAAGTTTTAATGTGATGACAAAAGAACTTCGTGCAACAGAGGTGCTGCAGATGGATTTTGTATCTAATGTTTCTCATGAGTTTAAGACCCCGATTAATGCCATTGAAGGGTATACAATGCTTCTTCAGGGAGAAGAACTGTCTCAGGAGCAAGAGGAATATGTAGAAAAAATCCTGTTTAATACCCAAAGGCTTTCCGGATTGGTTGGAAATATTTTGCTGTTATCCAAGTTAGAGAATCAGAACATACCAATGAAAAAAACAGAATATCGTCTGGATGAACAGATCCGTCAGGCATTTCTTTCCCTGGAGACAAAATGGACAGAAAAAGAAATTGGTTTCCAGGTAGAGCTGGAGGAAGTTAAATATACTGGGAATGAAGGACTTTTTATGCATATATGGATGAATCTTTTAGATAATGCGATTAAGTTCAGTCCTGCAAAGGGGACAATTATGATGTTTCTGAAGCAGGAAAAGGATTCTGTAATGTTTATTCTGGAAGATGAAGGACCGGGAATAGAGGATGATGTGAAAACCAGAATATTTGATAAATTTTATCAGGCAGACGGTTCTCACAAAGCAGAAGGAAATGGTCTCGGCCTTGCACTTGTGAAACGGATCGTAGATAGTGCCGGAGGAACAATCAAGGCAGAAAACCGGGAATATGGTGGATGCAGATTTGTTGTAGAGCTTCCAATACAGAAAGATGAGGCCATATAA
- a CDS encoding FUSC family protein: protein MTFYQELQLNQAGSKNLLKKSETVKEKSYHMWVYLVKIAVTMAFCFFFVSIFSILFGNENSIVGVVVLLCLMVFRNADLGIHTGQSTMLLALFFVIMTVCPHLANQFSPVLGMLLNIAALAVLILFGCHNPFMFNQSTLVLGYLLLYGYDVTGKSYQMRLVGMALGAALTCFVFYRNHKNRTYKRNLKDLIQEFDITSSRTKWQICQILCVPIVLCIAELCNMPRAMWAGIAAMSAILPFMEDMHYRVRKRIVGNIAGVICFTVLYFLLPSSIYAYIGILGGIGVGFSAQYGWQAVFNTFGALAIAAETYGLQGAVSLRVIQNVFGVVFALAFCVIFYWFMSKKKESDVTVHAE from the coding sequence ATGACATTTTATCAGGAATTGCAGTTAAATCAGGCAGGTTCTAAAAATCTGTTGAAAAAGAGTGAAACAGTGAAAGAAAAATCATATCATATGTGGGTATATCTGGTGAAGATAGCTGTTACAATGGCATTTTGTTTTTTCTTTGTTAGTATTTTCAGCATCCTATTTGGAAATGAGAACAGCATTGTAGGTGTAGTAGTCTTATTATGTCTCATGGTATTTCGGAATGCGGATCTGGGGATCCACACCGGACAATCTACGATGCTTTTGGCTTTGTTCTTTGTAATTATGACTGTATGTCCGCATTTAGCAAATCAGTTTTCACCGGTATTGGGAATGCTGTTAAATATTGCGGCACTGGCTGTGTTGATTCTGTTCGGATGCCATAATCCATTCATGTTTAATCAATCTACATTGGTTCTTGGGTATCTGCTGCTATATGGTTATGATGTTACGGGAAAAAGCTATCAGATGCGATTAGTCGGAATGGCTTTAGGTGCAGCACTTACCTGCTTCGTATTTTATCGAAATCATAAAAACAGAACTTATAAAAGAAATCTGAAAGATCTGATACAAGAATTTGATATCACTTCTTCCAGAACAAAATGGCAGATATGTCAGATTTTATGCGTGCCGATTGTCCTTTGCATTGCAGAACTTTGTAATATGCCACGTGCAATGTGGGCTGGTATTGCGGCCATGTCCGCGATTTTGCCATTTATGGAAGATATGCACTACAGAGTCCGTAAAAGGATTGTCGGAAATATTGCAGGTGTTATATGTTTTACAGTGTTATATTTTCTGCTTCCTTCGTCAATCTATGCATATATAGGAATTCTTGGAGGAATCGGTGTAGGATTTTCAGCACAATATGGCTGGCAGGCAGTATTTAACACATTTGGTGCTTTAGCCATTGCTGCAGAGACTTATGGACTACAAGGAGCGGTTAGTCTTAGAGTGATTCAAAATGTTTTTGGTGTTGTGTTTGCTTTAGCATTTTGTGTTATATTTTATTGGTTTATGTCTAAAAAAAAGGAAAGTGATGTGACCGTACATGCAGAGTGA
- a CDS encoding CDP-alcohol phosphatidyltransferase family protein — protein MQSEVNQEENLNRIITVPNLLSFFRLCLIPVIIWSYCVKKNPLLAGEILLLSGLTDLADGYIARRFHRISNLGKILDPVADKLTQAAMLICLFTRFPHMLLLIVIMAGKELYMVVSGCLVIRKTGKVHGADWHGKIVTFLLYGTAAVHIIWFQITPMVSDLLIGLCAIMMVISVALYIIQNTRTLKGETV, from the coding sequence ATGCAGAGTGAAGTGAATCAGGAAGAAAATTTGAATAGAATTATTACGGTTCCTAATCTTCTTTCTTTTTTTCGGCTTTGTCTGATTCCGGTAATTATATGGAGTTATTGTGTAAAGAAAAATCCTCTGTTAGCTGGTGAAATCTTATTGCTGTCTGGTCTTACGGATCTTGCTGATGGATATATCGCAAGAAGATTCCATAGGATTAGTAATTTAGGAAAAATACTTGATCCGGTGGCTGATAAGCTGACACAGGCAGCGATGTTAATCTGTCTGTTTACTCGTTTTCCGCATATGCTTCTTTTAATCGTAATAATGGCAGGTAAGGAGCTGTATATGGTAGTCAGTGGATGTCTTGTGATACGAAAGACAGGAAAAGTACATGGTGCAGACTGGCATGGAAAGATAGTAACCTTTTTATTATATGGAACTGCAGCGGTGCATATTATATGGTTCCAAATTACACCGATGGTATCAGATCTGTTGATTGGTTTGTGCGCTATAATGATGGTCATATCGGTCGCTCTGTATATTATCCAGAATACCAGGACTCTTAAGGGAGAGACTGTATAA
- a CDS encoding phospholipase D-like domain-containing protein, producing the protein MALLYHHFENGCFMADSQTVLDIRDDLGATMNECREVTEKYRTGRSAYLRLGQLFMRLFAGLL; encoded by the coding sequence ATGGCATTGCTTTATCACCACTTTGAAAATGGTTGTTTTATGGCGGATAGTCAGACAGTTTTGGATATAAGAGATGATCTGGGAGCAACCATGAATGAATGCAGGGAAGTGACCGAAAAGTACCGCACAGGACGGAGTGCATATTTACGGCTCGGACAGTTGTTTATGAGATTGTTTGCAGGACTATTATAG
- the bsh gene encoding choloylglycine hydrolase: MCTAATYKTKDFYMGRTLDYEFSYGEQITITPRNYEFDFRFAGKIKSHYALIGMAFVAGGYPLYYDAVNEKGLGMAGLNFVGNAAYEEALPEDETEVSQVAQFEFIPWILTQCATVAEAREKLAAMRLTGTAFSEQLPTAQLHWIIADKDSCIVVESMKDGLHVYDNPVGVLTNNPPFPGQMFALNNYAGVSRKQPESTFAGVLQLDAYSRGMGGMGIPGDLSSQSRFVKVAFTKLNSISGEEEDESVSQFFHILGSVDQQRGCCEVTEGKYEITIYTSCCNTAKGIYYYTTYDNHQITAVDMHAENLDSDQLICYPLLSKGEVRWQNK; this comes from the coding sequence ATGTGTACAGCAGCAACTTACAAAACAAAAGATTTTTATATGGGCAGAACGCTTGATTATGAATTTTCCTATGGGGAACAGATCACGATAACGCCAAGAAATTACGAATTTGATTTCCGGTTTGCCGGGAAGATAAAAAGCCATTATGCTTTGATCGGAATGGCATTTGTTGCAGGAGGTTATCCGCTTTATTATGATGCTGTTAATGAAAAAGGCCTTGGAATGGCAGGACTTAACTTTGTCGGCAATGCGGCATATGAAGAGGCTTTGCCGGAAGATGAAACAGAAGTCAGCCAGGTGGCACAGTTCGAGTTCATCCCATGGATCCTTACACAGTGTGCTACTGTAGCCGAGGCGAGAGAGAAGCTGGCAGCAATGAGACTGACAGGCACAGCATTCAGTGAACAGCTGCCGACAGCACAGCTTCACTGGATCATTGCAGACAAAGACTCCTGTATCGTTGTTGAGTCTATGAAGGATGGGCTGCATGTATATGATAATCCGGTAGGAGTGCTTACCAATAATCCACCATTCCCGGGTCAGATGTTTGCACTGAATAATTATGCCGGAGTATCCAGAAAACAGCCGGAGAGTACTTTTGCAGGAGTATTACAGCTTGATGCATATAGCAGAGGAATGGGGGGAATGGGAATACCTGGAGATCTTTCCAGCCAGTCAAGATTTGTGAAAGTTGCCTTTACAAAATTAAATTCGATCTCCGGTGAAGAAGAGGATGAGAGTGTAAGCCAGTTCTTCCATATCTTAGGATCCGTAGATCAGCAGCGTGGATGCTGTGAGGTGACAGAAGGCAAATATGAGATCACGATATACACATCCTGCTGTAATACAGCAAAAGGTATTTATTACTACACTACTTATGATAATCATCAGATCACAGCGGTTGACATGCATGCGGAAAATCTGGATTCAGATCAGCTGATCTGTTATCCGCTTCTGTCCAAGGGCGAAGTCAGATGGCAGAATAAATAA
- the ftsH gene encoding ATP-dependent zinc metalloprotease FtsH yields MKEVKTPKKPLAYYYGIVLIVLIVFNLVVTPILMEHQVKETDYGTFMSMIEKKNIGEVEVEDNQIIFTDKDQKNIYKTGLMNDPNLTDRLYECGAVFAKDIDKQMSPIISFLLTGVLPLILFIALGNYMAKKLMEHAGGKNSMAFGMGKSNAKIYVQSSEGIRFSDVAGEDEAKENLSEIVDYLHNPKKYTDVGASMPKGVLLVGPPGTGKTMLAKAVAGESNVPFFSMSGSEFVEMFVGMGASKVRDLFGQAKEKAPCIVFIDEIDAIGKKRDGQMGGNDEREQTLNQLLTEMDGFEGNNGVIILAATNRPESLDPALTRPGRFDRRVPVELPDLAGREAILKVHAKKIKASDDVDLHTIARMASGASGAELANIINEAALRAVRSGRTVVNESDLEESIEVVIAGYQKKNAVLSDQEKKVVAYHEIGHALVAALQSHSAPVQKITIIPRTSGALGYTMQVEQGDKYLMTKKELENKIATFTGGRAAEEIVFGEITTGASNDIEQATKIARAMITRYGMTDEFDMVAMENVTNQYLGGDTSLSCSADTQKEIDEKVVQLVKAEHEKARKILAENREKLDELAMYLYEKETITGDEFMDILDRK; encoded by the coding sequence ATGAAAGAAGTTAAAACACCGAAAAAACCACTGGCATATTATTATGGGATTGTGTTAATAGTGCTGATCGTATTTAATCTGGTTGTCACACCAATCCTTATGGAGCATCAGGTGAAGGAAACGGATTATGGCACTTTTATGAGCATGATCGAGAAGAAGAATATTGGTGAAGTAGAAGTTGAGGACAATCAGATCATCTTTACAGATAAAGATCAAAAAAATATTTATAAAACAGGTCTGATGAACGATCCGAACCTGACGGACAGGCTATATGAATGTGGAGCAGTATTCGCAAAAGATATCGATAAGCAGATGTCACCAATCATCAGCTTCCTGCTGACCGGGGTTTTGCCATTGATTCTTTTTATCGCACTGGGAAATTATATGGCGAAGAAACTGATGGAGCATGCCGGAGGAAAAAATTCGATGGCTTTTGGAATGGGAAAAAGCAATGCGAAGATTTATGTGCAATCCAGTGAGGGAATCCGTTTTTCAGACGTTGCAGGAGAAGATGAGGCGAAAGAAAACCTTTCAGAGATCGTTGATTATCTTCACAATCCGAAGAAGTATACCGATGTAGGTGCGTCTATGCCAAAAGGTGTCCTTCTTGTAGGACCTCCGGGAACCGGCAAAACAATGCTTGCAAAAGCAGTGGCGGGTGAATCGAATGTACCATTTTTCTCAATGTCCGGATCAGAATTTGTTGAGATGTTTGTCGGTATGGGAGCTTCCAAAGTTCGAGATCTTTTCGGACAGGCAAAGGAAAAGGCACCATGTATCGTGTTTATTGATGAAATTGATGCCATTGGTAAAAAGCGTGACGGACAAATGGGCGGAAATGATGAGAGGGAGCAGACCTTAAACCAGCTTCTTACAGAGATGGACGGATTTGAAGGAAATAATGGTGTCATCATTCTTGCTGCAACGAACCGTCCGGAGTCGTTAGATCCGGCACTTACACGTCCGGGACGTTTTGACAGACGTGTGCCGGTTGAACTGCCGGATCTTGCAGGCCGTGAAGCAATTTTAAAGGTTCATGCAAAGAAGATAAAAGCATCTGATGATGTTGACCTGCATACGATTGCACGTATGGCATCGGGGGCATCCGGTGCGGAGCTTGCCAATATTATAAATGAAGCAGCATTACGTGCTGTCCGTAGTGGAAGGACCGTTGTAAATGAATCTGATCTCGAAGAAAGTATAGAAGTGGTTATTGCAGGATATCAGAAGAAGAATGCGGTCCTTTCAGATCAGGAGAAGAAGGTTGTTGCATATCATGAGATAGGACACGCTCTGGTAGCTGCATTACAGAGTCATTCAGCTCCGGTCCAGAAGATTACGATTATCCCGCGTACTTCAGGTGCACTCGGCTACACTATGCAGGTTGAGCAGGGTGATAAATATCTGATGACGAAAAAAGAACTTGAGAATAAGATTGCTACATTTACAGGCGGACGTGCGGCAGAGGAGATCGTATTTGGTGAGATCACGACCGGAGCCTCCAATGATATCGAACAGGCAACAAAAATTGCAAGAGCGATGATCACCCGCTACGGCATGACAGATGAATTCGACATGGTGGCAATGGAAAACGTGACCAACCAGTATCTTGGCGGCGATACGTCTCTTTCCTGTTCTGCAGATACACAGAAGGAAATTGATGAAAAAGTCGTGCAGCTCGTAAAAGCAGAGCATGAAAAAGCAAGAAAAATCCTTGCTGAAAACAGGGAAAAACTGGACGAACTGGCTATGTACCTGTATGAGAAGGAAACAATTACAGGTGACGAATTTATGGATATTTTAGACAGAAAATAA
- a CDS encoding tyrosine-type recombinase/integrase, whose protein sequence is MYEKYLLQLEEAGKIRNLKERSINCYKNYVSYFLNYMEKHPEEFTCQDVRDFLLAKKDDGLKATTLNLYNSAIRFFYRNVLHVLWDDITVPRMIIEHKLPTVLSTDEIDRLLDATDDLKYKAMFATMYSSGMRVSEVIHLHYDDISRTNMQIHVRDTKNRMDRYTILSERNLALLTEYWFRKGRPKGILFPNQFTGQYLTVSTLEQVIRRSASAAGLSGVTPHCLRHSFATHLMEQGVEQRNIQVLLGHRDPKFTEVYLHVSNKSLMGIRSPFDRKDGTANG, encoded by the coding sequence ATGTACGAAAAATATTTATTACAGCTTGAGGAAGCCGGAAAAATCCGTAACCTTAAAGAGCGTTCCATTAACTGCTACAAAAACTATGTTTCTTATTTCCTTAATTACATGGAAAAGCACCCGGAAGAGTTTACCTGTCAGGATGTCAGGGACTTTCTTCTTGCCAAGAAGGACGATGGTCTGAAAGCGACCACCCTCAACCTTTATAATTCAGCCATCCGTTTTTTCTATCGGAATGTACTTCACGTTCTGTGGGATGATATCACTGTTCCACGCATGATAATAGAGCACAAACTCCCAACCGTACTTTCTACTGATGAAATTGACCGGCTTCTTGATGCTACGGATGACCTGAAATATAAAGCCATGTTCGCCACAATGTATTCTTCCGGAATGCGTGTCTCGGAAGTGATTCATCTTCATTATGATGATATTTCCCGCACAAACATGCAGATTCATGTCCGGGATACCAAGAACCGGATGGACCGTTATACCATTCTGTCTGAAAGAAACCTTGCACTTCTTACGGAATACTGGTTCCGGAAAGGCAGACCAAAGGGCATTCTGTTTCCGAATCAGTTTACAGGGCAGTATCTTACCGTAAGTACACTGGAACAGGTTATCCGACGTTCTGCATCGGCTGCCGGGTTATCCGGTGTTACTCCTCACTGCCTCCGTCACAGCTTTGCCACCCATCTTATGGAGCAGGGAGTGGAACAGCGGAATATTCAGGTATTGCTTGGACACCGAGATCCGAAATTCACAGAAGTTTATCTTCATGTCAGCAACAAATCCCTTATGGGCATCCGCAGTCCTTTTGACAGAAAGGATGGTACAGCCAATGGATAA
- a CDS encoding transcriptional regulator, producing the protein MVSILIALPSAIIAPSVWMISLNEFLAGEDIEVTNVEKKSEDTLIQISKDSSHKQRYLKKIIAVLLIAVGVFVITLGIMVCNKLRQPQNYIEAVDPDSVEMKTAELLSGIDGTMMFRYNSKDTFQALYVYLSEYHSGKRVSHKRVLELSYEDVKSAKNGWIVITPDFDNFTAKLIAADEYSKYMTETPILEGVANREYYGRSATSIENKSTIEYGTEQGLAALIYGEQGVSSLPIQDITGEYIDTDNEYMYYYSAEFVK; encoded by the coding sequence TTGGTAAGTATACTCATCGCATTGCCGTCAGCAATCATCGCACCGTCCGTATGGATGATCAGTCTAAATGAATTTTTGGCAGGTGAAGATATTGAGGTAACTAATGTAGAAAAAAAATCGGAAGATACACTGATACAGATATCAAAAGATAGTAGTCATAAACAGCGTTATTTAAAGAAGATTATTGCTGTACTTCTTATTGCTGTGGGAGTATTTGTTATTACTCTTGGAATCATGGTATGTAATAAATTGCGGCAACCACAAAATTATATAGAAGCAGTAGATCCGGATAGTGTAGAAATGAAAACGGCTGAATTGTTGTCCGGAATTGATGGAACCATGATGTTTCGATACAATTCAAAAGATACATTTCAAGCATTATACGTTTACTTGTCAGAATATCATTCTGGAAAACGAGTTTCTCATAAACGAGTTTTGGAACTTTCCTATGAGGACGTGAAATCTGCAAAAAATGGATGGATTGTCATCACTCCGGATTTTGATAATTTTACTGCAAAGCTTATTGCAGCAGATGAATATTCAAAATATATGACAGAAACGCCAATCTTGGAAGGTGTTGCAAACAGAGAATATTATGGAAGATCTGCGACCTCTATAGAGAACAAAAGCACGATAGAGTACGGAACAGAGCAAGGATTGGCAGCACTGATCTATGGCGAACAAGGAGTGAGTTCGTTGCCGATACAGGACATTACAGGAGAATACATAGATACAGATAATGAGTATATGTATTATTATTCGGCTGAGTTTGTAAAATAA
- a CDS encoding AraC family transcriptional regulator: protein MYLNTGYLNHSHMDFKDKSRPLIVGSCGTYRLSRHPKLPTYRPRGRLDYQIIYITAGCGHFHFDNVNNETIVPAGNIVLYRPKELQKYEYYGEDKTEVYWIHFTGSNVKNILRQYGFPDKERVFQVGTSNEYEQIFKRIIIELQRCQDNYEEMLVLLLRHLLISFHRELTREHILKNEYLDHEMDNAVTFFSENYNQNINIDDYAASRGMSVSWFIRNFKKYTGSTPMQFIVGIRINNAQMLLETTTYSINEISKIVGYDNQLYFSRLFHKLKGYSPREYRKLRNKF, encoded by the coding sequence ATGTATTTGAACACCGGTTATTTGAACCACTCACATATGGATTTCAAAGACAAAAGTCGTCCGCTGATTGTCGGTAGCTGTGGTACTTACCGTCTTTCCAGACATCCCAAACTTCCGACCTACCGTCCAAGGGGTCGTCTGGATTATCAGATTATATATATCACTGCTGGTTGTGGGCATTTTCATTTTGATAATGTAAATAATGAAACGATTGTTCCAGCCGGCAACATTGTACTGTACAGACCGAAAGAACTCCAAAAATATGAATATTACGGAGAAGATAAGACAGAAGTATACTGGATTCACTTCACAGGAAGCAATGTGAAAAATATCTTACGTCAATATGGGTTTCCGGATAAAGAACGTGTCTTTCAAGTGGGTACATCTAATGAATATGAACAAATTTTCAAACGTATCATTATCGAGCTCCAACGCTGTCAAGACAATTATGAGGAAATGCTTGTCCTTTTGCTACGTCATCTTCTGATCAGTTTCCACCGGGAACTGACAAGAGAGCACATATTAAAAAATGAATATCTTGATCATGAGATGGATAATGCTGTTACCTTTTTCAGTGAAAACTACAATCAAAATATCAATATTGATGATTATGCTGCCTCACGAGGCATGAGTGTCAGCTGGTTTATCCGAAATTTCAAAAAATATACCGGTTCTACACCAATGCAATTCATTGTGGGAATCCGCATCAACAATGCTCAGATGTTACTTGAAACAACAACTTATTCCATCAATGAGATTTCTAAGATTGTCGGATATGATAACCAGCTTTATTTCAGTCGGCTTTTTCACAAGTTGAAAGGATATTCGCCGAGAGAATACCGAAAGCTGAGAAACAAATTCTGA